A window of Nonomuraea angiospora genomic DNA:
AGTTCGCAGAATGTACGGCGACCACCTCACCCCACCCCCTGGCGCAACATCACCATCGCCACCCTCATCTGCGCGGCCGCCGCCTCGACGTCGATCGCCCTCAGAGTTCACGCCCTGACCACCGGCCCAGCAGCCGACTTGGCCAAGAAGAACACCTCCATCAAGGCCCAGATCGCCCTGACGGACGACCCCAAGCGCCGACAACCCAGAAGCGGTCACTTCAACCAAGAGAGCTACGTGACCCCAGCCACCCTGGAGATCATCCAAACGGCCGGCAACCGGCAGGCCGTCAGCGTCCCCATCACCGTTTTCGCCAACGGACACGACTGGAGCGCCCTGCTCCCCAGCCAGCACGTCGAAGTCACCGGCCGCCTGGCCAAGCCAACCCCAGGCGACCTCGTAGCGGCCATCCTCCTGGTGCAAGGTCCACCGCGAGTCCTGACACCCCCGTCCCCGCTCCAAACAGCGGCAGGCAGCCTCAGATCGGGCCTCCGGGCAGCCTCTGCCACCCTGCCGACCGACCAGCAAGGCCTCCTGCCGGGTTTGGTCGTCGGCGACGTCTCACGAATGGATCCCCAGGTCTCGTCCGACCTCAAGGAGGCGGGCCTGAGCCACTTGAACGCGGTAAGCGGAGCAAACCTCGCAATCGTGGCCGGCGCCGCCCTCGCCCTCTCCCGCCTCATCGGGCTCTCCCTCCCGGTGAGGGCCGTCTTCGCTGCCATCGCGATGCTCGCGTTCGCCGTGGTTGCCCGCCCCTCCCCGAGCGTTCTACGCGCCCTCCTGATGGGCCTTGCCGCCGCCATCGCACTGGGCACAGGCCGAGCTAAGGACGGCCTCGCGGCCCTGTCGGCAACGGTCCTCCTCCTGGTGCTGTTCGCCCCAGAACTAGCCCGTTCGTACGGCTTCGCCCTCTCCGTAGCAGCCACCGCCGGGATCCTCATCCTCGCCCCACGCTGGCGCGACCGCCTGTCATCCCCAAAAGCCGAGGACGACACCGACGATCAGAACAACACAAAGGTGCCGTACCGGTTCCCGCGTTGGATGGCTGAGGCTCTTGCTGTGCCGGTGGCCGCCCAGGTGGCGGTGACGCCCATTCTGGTGCTGATGTCGGGGCAGTTGACGCCCGTCGCCGTGATCGCCAACCTGCTCGTCGCCCCAGCGGTGGCCCCCGCGACGTTGCTCGGTTTCGGCGCCGCCCTGGTGGCACCCGTATGGCCCGGCGGTGCGGAGCTTCTCGTCGTCCCGGCCGGATACGCGGTCGGGTGGATCATCATCGTCGCCCGCTGGGCAGTGAACCTGCCTTTCGCCACCGTGCCATGGCCCGGCGGACTTCCGGGATTGGGCTTGCTGCTGCTCGCGGTGGCGGTCGTCGTGCCGATCCTGCGGCGCAGGGCATGGAGAGCCGTGGCGGTGACCGTGGCCGGGGCGGCC
This region includes:
- a CDS encoding ComEC/Rec2 family competence protein, translating into MAKKNTSIKAQIALTDDPKRRQPRSGHFNQESYVTPATLEIIQTAGNRQAVSVPITVFANGHDWSALLPSQHVEVTGRLAKPTPGDLVAAILLVQGPPRVLTPPSPLQTAAGSLRSGLRAASATLPTDQQGLLPGLVVGDVSRMDPQVSSDLKEAGLSHLNAVSGANLAIVAGAALALSRLIGLSLPVRAVFAAIAMLAFAVVARPSPSVLRALLMGLAAAIALGTGRAKDGLAALSATVLLLVLFAPELARSYGFALSVAATAGILILAPRWRDRLSSPKAEDDTDDQNNTKVPYRFPRWMAEALAVPVAAQVAVTPILVLMSGQLTPVAVIANLLVAPAVAPATLLGFGAALVAPVWPGGAELLVVPAGYAVGWIIIVARWAVNLPFATVPWPGGLPGLGLLLLAVAVVVPILRRRAWRAVAVTVAGAALVAVLVIRPIVGSWPPKGWLMVMCDVGQGDGLVVAAGPGRGIVVDTGPDPIIMDRCLRRLGVDDVPLLILTHPHADHVNGLPGVLRNRRVGAVVVSPQRTSARAIAHLSATLERRGIPEWTASPGTRWRFGPSELTVLSPDPTLGEMNGQGEGSAINNSSVVVHVRWRSGSVLLSGDLETEAQDELLRRTAVQADILKTPHHGSNRQSPAFLAAVGARAALISVGADNDYGHPALSTLAALRRLGASVYRTDQSGDLAIVEREGRMAVVPRGP